A genomic region of Bdellovibrionales bacterium contains the following coding sequences:
- the dnaA gene encoding chromosomal replication initiator protein DnaA — MGSEKEIWSQIKSSLISKNRDNKPFQAWFEETDLLDIRENADGVSTFRLGVRSELHRDWISAFCFDRICSEISAVYKQPYEIEMVVTGAPITSQQPTPQDENPATTSPQKVQSPPLHEAPFEVRQQIRPSSPTSRDNLNQEFTFSTFVVGRNNEFAHAASFSISENPGQQNYNPLFICGPTGMGKTHLLNSVGNHIRNKFPNLRICYVSAERFLNECISSIRRQEMPNFRKRYRESCDVLLIDDIQILGRGEAVQEEFFHTLNNFFEKGQQVIVASDRMPRDIKGLEDRIRTRLEWGLIADITMPELETRVAILRYKAEKRGIRLPNEVTNYIARISKRSIRELEGNLNRIKMFSDLQGLEISLELAKRVLAVNDDTATLSIDDIQKLVCEHFKIRPSDLKSKTRTKPLVVARQSAMWLVKKHLDKSLVEIGRSFGGKDHTTVINAVRRISSQLLKDPDLKRDIEDLEMRIHNVTGL; from the coding sequence GTGGGCAGCGAAAAGGAAATCTGGAGTCAGATCAAATCGAGCCTGATTTCTAAAAACCGCGATAACAAGCCTTTTCAGGCTTGGTTTGAGGAAACTGACCTTCTTGATATCCGTGAAAATGCCGACGGCGTTTCTACTTTCCGCCTTGGGGTTCGTTCCGAGCTCCATCGTGATTGGATATCAGCCTTCTGCTTTGATCGAATTTGTTCTGAAATATCGGCAGTTTATAAACAACCCTACGAAATCGAAATGGTTGTGACCGGAGCACCGATCACATCCCAGCAGCCCACTCCTCAAGACGAAAACCCCGCAACCACAAGCCCCCAAAAAGTTCAGAGTCCCCCTTTACACGAAGCTCCATTCGAGGTCAGGCAGCAAATTCGTCCATCTTCTCCGACCTCAAGAGATAATCTCAATCAGGAGTTTACCTTTTCGACCTTTGTGGTGGGTCGCAACAACGAATTTGCTCATGCTGCTTCCTTTAGTATTTCTGAAAACCCAGGCCAACAGAATTATAATCCATTGTTTATCTGCGGCCCAACGGGGATGGGAAAAACGCACTTACTTAATTCCGTTGGAAACCACATTCGAAATAAATTTCCAAATCTTCGCATATGTTACGTCTCCGCTGAACGCTTTTTGAACGAATGCATTTCGAGCATTCGGCGGCAAGAGATGCCGAATTTTAGAAAACGCTACCGCGAATCCTGTGATGTCCTTTTAATTGACGATATTCAAATTCTCGGACGCGGCGAAGCCGTCCAGGAAGAGTTTTTTCACACACTCAACAATTTTTTTGAAAAGGGGCAACAAGTAATTGTCGCATCGGATAGAATGCCTCGTGATATCAAAGGATTAGAGGATCGTATCCGGACTCGTTTGGAGTGGGGTCTGATTGCAGATATCACTATGCCGGAATTAGAGACCCGCGTTGCTATATTGCGTTATAAGGCCGAAAAGAGAGGGATACGGCTACCCAATGAAGTCACTAACTACATTGCCCGAATATCTAAAAGGTCTATCAGAGAGCTCGAAGGTAATTTAAATCGGATAAAGATGTTCTCAGATCTTCAAGGGCTTGAAATTAGCCTTGAACTTGCAAAAAGGGTATTGGCTGTCAATGATGATACGGCAACTCTTTCAATTGACGATATCCAAAAGCTCGTCTGCGAACACTTTAAAATTCGGCCTAGCGATTTAAAATCTAAAACAAGAACAAAACCTCTCGTTGTCGCTCGGCAGTCCGCCATGTGGCTGGTTAAGAAGCACCTTGACAAGTCCCTTGTAGAGATAGGGCGATCCTTTGGAGGCAAGGACCACACAACTGTGATCAATGCGGTTCGGAGAATCAGTTCTCAACTCCTAAAGGATCCAGATTTAAAGAGAGATATCGAGGACTTAGAGATGCGTATCCACAATGTCACAGGGCTGTGA
- the dnaN gene encoding DNA polymerase III subunit beta, whose product MKLQIEQSVFLTLLSRTQNIVEKRNTMPILINVLLDAEGSSLRIYATDLEVSLTDQVSALIETPGKVAVNAKSLFDILKEIPSGTIEIEKRDNNWLHIRQNQIESNIVGISPDEYPVFPSFSTESFIKLDSAVLSEMIEKTIYSVSNDETRYHLNGVYFHPYKEGGKRGFRMVATDGHRLSLIERKSGEEGDRLGEIGIIIPRKGLNEIRKLLDQVDRPIEMAIDGAQLIVRSGTTVLMIRLVEGKYPNYQQLIPRDLTQQMSVNRTALLSSLKRVSLFSNQKSKGVTLSLSKNRMEISSNSPELGDAKETIDVDYTGRDLRIAFNAKYILDVLNSMHEETVQMQFNDQLSPGLVRPINDDSYTCVVMPMRI is encoded by the coding sequence ATGAAGTTGCAAATAGAACAATCCGTTTTTTTGACTCTTCTTTCTAGAACGCAAAACATTGTTGAGAAGCGCAACACCATGCCTATCTTGATAAATGTTTTATTGGACGCCGAGGGAAGCAGTTTGAGGATTTATGCAACTGACCTAGAGGTCAGCTTGACGGACCAAGTATCCGCCTTGATAGAGACTCCAGGAAAGGTAGCAGTCAACGCAAAGAGCCTTTTTGATATTTTAAAGGAAATCCCAAGCGGCACTATTGAAATTGAAAAGAGAGATAATAATTGGCTACATATTCGGCAGAACCAAATTGAATCCAACATTGTTGGGATAAGCCCCGATGAATACCCAGTATTCCCAAGTTTTTCCACAGAGTCGTTCATTAAGTTGGATTCGGCAGTTCTTTCTGAAATGATTGAAAAGACGATCTATAGTGTTTCTAACGACGAGACCCGATATCATCTGAACGGGGTCTATTTTCATCCCTATAAAGAAGGTGGCAAGCGAGGGTTTAGAATGGTTGCCACAGATGGTCATAGACTCAGTTTAATTGAGCGAAAATCCGGAGAAGAAGGGGATCGTCTTGGAGAGATAGGAATCATCATTCCGAGAAAAGGCCTCAATGAAATTCGTAAGCTTCTTGATCAGGTAGATAGGCCTATAGAAATGGCAATAGACGGAGCTCAACTGATAGTAAGGAGTGGCACGACCGTTTTGATGATTAGGCTCGTTGAAGGAAAGTATCCGAATTATCAACAGCTTATTCCACGGGATCTCACTCAACAGATGTCGGTCAACAGAACGGCGCTTCTCTCTTCACTTAAAAGGGTGTCGTTGTTCTCAAATCAGAAATCAAAAGGTGTTACATTGAGTTTGAGCAAAAATCGCATGGAGATTTCCTCAAACAGTCCTGAATTGGGGGACGCCAAAGAGACAATTGACGTCGATTACACAGGTAGGGATCTCCGTATCGCCTTCAACGCAAAGTACATTCTCGATGTATTAAATAGCATGCATGAGGAAACGGTTCAGATGCAGTTTAACGATCAGCTATCGCCTGGCTTGGTTCGCCCTATTAACGACGATAGTTACACATGTGTCGTCATGCCAATGCGGATTTAG
- the recF gene encoding DNA replication and repair protein RecF (All proteins in this family for which functions are known are DNA-binding proteins that assist the filamentation of RecA onto DNA for the initiation of recombination or recombinational repair.) — MIINRLRATNFRNYSELDVSLNPGVNILLGENGQGKTNFLEAIFVTAKGSSFRPGISTSWIRTGNNIGASVVAYMKKQNNFSHELKLYLEANRKVFFVDNKKTSRSKILRDFPCVLFSPESLSVVKGGPEARRELIDDFLISRTPSALDFMEAFGRVLRSRNRLLRDAKRGLLTNKLEINQVLDSLEPKFIETAIQFTEARLTAIRAIQPDLNEMLKRLFPLPGNEDISVDYLISGESAQNWNTEQIKQAIECRLKSLRYAELESGVSLVGPQKHDIRFLFSGQDARYFCSQGQQRAIILSFKMAQIMYHYRVHREYPILLLDDVLSELDQERRTNLIEALKSIESQIIVTTTDLSFSRDFGGSDLMVYRVAKGTILESRF; from the coding sequence ATGATCATTAATCGGTTGCGGGCCACGAATTTTCGTAATTATTCTGAACTCGACGTTTCGTTAAATCCAGGCGTGAATATACTTCTTGGCGAAAATGGCCAAGGGAAAACGAATTTTCTCGAAGCAATTTTTGTAACTGCGAAGGGATCCTCTTTTAGGCCGGGGATATCCACAAGCTGGATACGCACAGGCAATAATATTGGGGCTTCTGTTGTCGCCTATATGAAAAAACAAAACAATTTCAGCCATGAGCTTAAACTTTATTTGGAGGCTAACAGGAAAGTATTTTTCGTTGACAACAAGAAAACATCCCGATCAAAGATATTGAGGGATTTCCCTTGTGTTCTTTTTAGTCCAGAAAGTCTTTCTGTCGTAAAAGGCGGACCTGAAGCGAGACGAGAACTGATCGATGATTTTCTGATCTCGCGCACGCCGAGCGCCCTCGATTTCATGGAGGCATTTGGGAGAGTGTTGCGTTCAAGAAATAGGTTGCTCAGGGACGCAAAGAGGGGGCTCCTAACAAATAAATTGGAAATCAATCAAGTTCTGGATTCTCTTGAACCAAAATTTATCGAGACGGCCATTCAATTTACTGAGGCTCGTTTAACTGCGATTCGCGCAATTCAGCCGGACCTCAACGAAATGCTAAAACGATTGTTTCCACTTCCAGGCAATGAGGATATATCGGTGGACTATCTGATCAGTGGTGAATCTGCTCAGAACTGGAACACAGAGCAAATCAAACAGGCCATCGAATGCAGATTGAAATCTTTACGCTATGCCGAGCTCGAATCAGGGGTGTCCCTGGTGGGACCCCAAAAACACGACATCCGGTTTCTGTTTTCGGGTCAAGATGCAAGGTATTTTTGTTCACAAGGTCAACAAAGAGCCATAATTTTATCTTTCAAGATGGCTCAAATCATGTATCATTACAGGGTTCACCGCGAATACCCAATTTTATTACTGGATGATGTTTTATCTGAGTTAGATCAGGAGAGAAGGACCAATCTTATTGAAGCTCTGAAAAGTATAGAATCTCAAATTATCGTGACGACCACAGATCTATCTTTTTCTAGAGATTTTGGCGGTAGTGATTTGATGGTTTATCGGGTTGCAAAGGGAACGATATTAGAATCTCGTTTTTGA